A window of the Drosophila simulans strain w501 chromosome 2L, Prin_Dsim_3.1, whole genome shotgun sequence genome harbors these coding sequences:
- the LOC6730983 gene encoding serine proteinase stubble, translated as MCKWQHIFVLISLLPRRHGLERRNSFLGQQLPSVPFDKVDKLLSEIETTHRALRINRQSCFNSSIQINGLANGSSLLESTEKQILLLIRLFNTSCPNEYHREIPKARSDYKSFHFPFVPEYEYNPNCPQKTQPCKGLSPTTTTSTTTTTTTTTTTTTTTTTTTTTTPTTTTTTTTPTTTTPTTTTTTTTPTTSTPTTTTTTTTTPTTTTTTSPKTNPFVDPTSTPGPTGSDEEYVIQNINLIRNDPVFGKPLCHFPQKSTPDKMRVYLALPLLLLGIGLSLAQYQYQAPHQTLAQQFADVVDVVDPAEQSIKAVRPPKSRNQCTAKQNCFCGTPNVNRIVGGQQVRSNKYPWTAQLVKGRHYPRLFCGGSLINDRYVLTAAHCVHGNRDQITIRLLQIDRSSRDPGIVRKVVQTTVHPNYDPNRIVNDVALLKLESPVPLTGNMRPVCLPEANHNFDGKTAVVAGWGLIKEGGVTSNYLQEVNVPIITNAQCRQTRYKDKIAEVMLCAGLVQQGGKDACQGDSGGPLIVNEGRYKLAGVVSFGYGCAQKNAPGVYARVSKFLDWIRKNTADGCYCQS; from the exons ATGTGCAAATGGCAGCATATCTTTGTATTGATTTCCTTACTGCCACGTAGACATGGACTTGAGAGACGGAATTCCTTT CTCGGTCAGCAATTACCTTCAGTGCCTTTTGATAAGGTCGATAAGCTATTATCGGAAATAGAAACAACTCATAGAGCTCTCCGCATAAATCGGCAGTCATGTTTCAACAG CTCAATTCAAATAAATGGTCTGGCCAACGGTTCCTCTTTACTGGAAAGCACAGAAAAGCAGATACTGCTTTTGATACGACTTTTTAACACCAGCTGTCCAAATGAATATCATCGGGAAATCCCAAAAGCACGCTCGGATTATAAAtcattccattttccatttgtacCAGAATATGAATATAATCCGAATTGTCCTCAAAAAACCCAACCTTGCAAGGGATTAAGccctactactactacttctactactactactactactactactactactactactactactactactactaccacCACTACTACTCCTACTACTACTACCACAACTACTACtcctactactactactcctactactaccaccaccactactACTCCTACTACTTCTACTCCTACTACTactaccaccaccactactactcctactactactacaactACTTCTCCTAAAACTAATCCATTTGTTGATCCTACCTCCACACCAGGCCCAACTGGCTCAGACGAGGAATATGTGATACAAAACATAAACCTTATTAGAAATGAT CCGGTGTTTGGCAAACCACTCTGTCACTTTCCTCAGAAGTCAACTCCGGACAAGATGCGCGTCTACCTGGCCctgccgctcctgctgctgggcatCGGCCTCAGTTTGGCCCAGTACCAGTACCAGGCGCCCCACCAAACCCTCGCCCAGCAATTCGCCGACGTGGTGGATGTGGTCGATCCTGCAGAGCAATCTATCAAAGCAGTGCGACCACCGAAGAGCCGCAATCAGTGCACCGCCAAGCAGAACTGCT TCTGCGGCACCCCGAATGTCAACCGAATTGTGGGCGGCCAGCAGGTGCGCTCCAACAAGTATCCTTGGACCGCCCAGTTGGTCAAGGGTCGTCATTATCCCCGCCTCTTCTGCGGCGGTTCCCTGATCAACGATCGCTATGTGCTGACCGCCGCCCATTGTGTGCACGGAAACAGGGATCAGATCACCATTCGCCTGCTCCAGATCGACAGATCCTCCCGGGATCCTGGCATTGTGCGCAAGGTCGTCCAGACCACTGTGCATCCCAACTACGATCCCAACCGGATTGTCAACGACGTGGCGCTGCTCAAGCTGGAGTCCCCTGTTCCACTGACTGGAAACATGCGTCCAGTCTGCCTGCCCGAGGCCAATCATAACTTTGATGGCAAGACC GCTGTGGTCGCTGGCTGGGGCTTGATCAAGGAGGGCGGCGTCACCTCCAACTATCTGCAGGAGGTCAATGTGCCCATCATTACCAACGCGCAGTGTCGCCAGACGCGCTACAAGGACAAGATCGCCGAGGTGATGCTCTGCGCAGGATTGGTGCAGCAGGGTGGCAAGGACGCCTGCCAGGGCGACAGTGGTGGCCCACTGATCGTCAACGAGGGGCGCTACAAGCTGGCCGGCGTGGTGTCCTTCGGCTACGGATGTGCCCAGAAGAATGCGCCGGGTGTCTACGCCAGGGTGAGCAAGTTCCTGGACTGGATCCGGAAGAACACCGCCGACGGCTGCTACTGCCAGAGCTAG